The following are encoded together in the Pedobacter steynii genome:
- a CDS encoding DNA polymerase III subunit alpha → MYLNVHSQYSLRYGTMSIPELIGKALDLGITQMVLTDINNSTGVMEFMRACDAKGIKPIGGIEFRRNKKLLYIGIARNKEGMKELNDFLTLHNLSQTKLPDIAPAMQHAYLVYPFGYSGALKDNEYLGIRFDELSQLYHRDLKAIKDKLLVLQPVFVADKLGYRLHEYLRGIDLNTLLTMVGPEDKCKDTDSFLPQGELERRFDKYAFILDNTRNLMNTCVMDYQKGKVKRNRQTFTGNRDEDKELLYQLAMKGLTERYGKDHKIALKRVKEELRVIDELNFCAYFLITWDIISYSMKKGYYHVGRGSGANSTVAYCLRITDVDPIELNLYFERFLNEQRTSAPDFDIDYSWDEREDVQRYIFERYGKAHTALLGTMSTFKDRSVIREIGKVMGLPKSEIDSFTDRTKEVENKNNPTFKKIMAAYALMEDRPNQRSIHAGGVLISEEPITYYTALDLPPKGMPTVQWDMYEAEKIGFDKYDILSQRGIGHIKEAVRLVEENLQRKVDVHQVGELMKDPTLNARLHSGNTIGCFYIESPAMRQLLTKLGCDNYLTLVAASSIIRPGVAQSGMMKAYIQSYHDPENVKYLHPVMKEMLEDTFGVMVYQEDVIKVCIHYAGMDGTDADILRRGMSGKYRSSVEFDRLIEKFFEGAKALGRAEETTREVWRQVSSFAGYSFSKAHSASFAVESYQSLYLKTYFPREFMVAVLNNYGGFYSRWLYVHELKKAGAEVQLPCVNSSKQVVSIQGITAHLGLIGIQGLESKFIELIPEERKRNGEYRSLEDLIRRTGMGLEQVIILIRVGALRFTGRSKKELLWDVHMLLGKKNKPLNDTELFKVEAKHYKLPELINTRLEDAYHELELLGFPLSLSMFDLLKTGYRGDVYSSELISHVGKTVKMVGHYVCEKTVRTKNNKKMWFGTFIDAEGNFFDTTHFPDSTPVYPFRGTGCYLILGKVVEDFGFPGVEVIRFAKLPIADNPVMS, encoded by the coding sequence ATGTACCTCAATGTTCATTCTCAATATAGCCTGCGCTATGGTACGATGTCCATTCCCGAACTGATTGGAAAAGCCCTGGACCTGGGAATTACCCAAATGGTACTCACAGACATCAACAATTCTACAGGAGTGATGGAATTTATGAGGGCCTGTGATGCGAAAGGGATCAAGCCTATCGGTGGAATAGAATTCAGGCGGAATAAAAAGTTATTGTATATCGGTATCGCCAGAAATAAGGAAGGGATGAAGGAACTGAATGATTTTCTTACCCTGCATAACCTGTCGCAAACAAAATTGCCGGATATCGCTCCGGCGATGCAACACGCTTATCTGGTATATCCCTTTGGGTATTCCGGAGCACTGAAAGACAATGAATACCTGGGGATTCGCTTTGATGAACTTTCTCAGTTGTACCATCGGGACCTGAAAGCAATAAAGGACAAACTTCTGGTGCTGCAACCGGTATTTGTAGCGGATAAACTTGGCTATCGTTTACATGAATACCTGAGGGGAATTGATCTGAATACCTTGTTGACGATGGTTGGTCCGGAGGATAAATGTAAAGACACCGATAGCTTCCTGCCTCAGGGAGAGCTGGAACGCCGCTTTGATAAATATGCGTTTATCCTGGACAATACCCGGAACCTGATGAATACCTGTGTGATGGATTATCAGAAAGGAAAGGTTAAGCGAAACCGGCAAACTTTTACCGGAAACAGGGACGAAGACAAGGAGTTATTATACCAGCTGGCGATGAAGGGCCTGACAGAGCGTTATGGAAAGGATCATAAGATTGCTTTAAAGCGGGTGAAGGAGGAGCTTAGGGTCATTGACGAGCTGAACTTCTGTGCGTACTTTCTGATCACCTGGGACATCATCAGCTATTCGATGAAAAAAGGATACTATCATGTTGGAAGAGGATCGGGAGCGAACAGTACCGTCGCTTATTGTCTGCGGATTACTGATGTAGATCCCATCGAACTGAACCTCTACTTTGAACGTTTCCTCAATGAACAGCGGACTTCAGCACCGGATTTTGATATCGATTATTCCTGGGATGAAAGGGAAGATGTGCAGCGTTATATATTTGAACGTTACGGCAAAGCACATACTGCTTTACTGGGAACCATGTCGACCTTCAAAGACCGGAGTGTGATCCGGGAAATCGGTAAAGTGATGGGGCTGCCTAAGTCAGAAATAGACAGCTTTACCGACCGGACAAAGGAGGTTGAAAATAAAAATAATCCCACTTTTAAGAAAATTATGGCCGCTTATGCATTGATGGAGGATAGGCCAAATCAGCGCTCCATTCATGCCGGAGGGGTGCTGATCTCTGAAGAACCGATTACCTATTATACGGCTTTGGACTTGCCGCCAAAAGGGATGCCTACAGTACAATGGGATATGTATGAGGCGGAGAAAATCGGATTCGATAAATACGATATTTTAAGTCAGCGGGGAATCGGACACATTAAAGAAGCAGTACGGTTGGTAGAGGAAAACCTGCAACGAAAGGTGGATGTGCATCAGGTAGGGGAACTGATGAAAGACCCGACACTGAATGCCAGGCTGCATTCCGGAAATACCATTGGTTGTTTTTATATCGAATCGCCGGCAATGCGCCAGTTGCTGACCAAACTGGGTTGCGATAATTACCTGACGCTGGTGGCAGCGAGTTCTATCATACGTCCGGGAGTGGCACAGTCGGGAATGATGAAAGCTTATATTCAGAGTTATCATGACCCTGAAAATGTAAAATATTTACATCCGGTAATGAAAGAAATGCTGGAAGATACTTTTGGCGTGATGGTTTATCAGGAAGATGTGATTAAGGTCTGTATTCATTATGCAGGTATGGACGGCACTGATGCAGATATTCTGAGAAGAGGGATGAGTGGGAAATATCGTTCCAGTGTGGAATTCGACCGGCTGATAGAGAAATTCTTTGAAGGTGCAAAAGCATTGGGTAGGGCGGAAGAAACAACCAGGGAGGTCTGGCGACAGGTATCTTCTTTTGCCGGATATAGTTTCTCCAAAGCACATTCGGCAAGTTTTGCAGTAGAAAGCTACCAGAGCCTGTACCTGAAAACCTATTTCCCACGAGAATTTATGGTGGCTGTACTCAACAATTACGGAGGTTTTTATTCCCGCTGGTTATATGTGCATGAATTGAAAAAGGCAGGGGCGGAGGTTCAGCTTCCCTGTGTGAACAGCAGTAAACAGGTGGTTTCTATCCAAGGAATAACCGCACATCTTGGCCTGATTGGCATCCAGGGACTGGAGTCTAAATTTATAGAACTGATTCCTGAAGAACGGAAAAGGAATGGGGAATACCGTAGCCTGGAAGATCTGATCAGACGTACCGGAATGGGACTGGAACAGGTCATCATCCTGATTCGTGTGGGCGCATTGCGGTTTACGGGGAGAAGTAAAAAAGAACTGCTCTGGGATGTGCACATGTTATTAGGCAAAAAAAACAAACCCCTGAATGATACGGAATTATTTAAGGTGGAAGCAAAACATTATAAATTGCCGGAGCTCATCAATACCAGACTGGAAGATGCTTATCATGAGCTGGAGTTATTGGGTTTCCCCCTCAGTCTTTCTATGTTTGACCTGCTGAAGACCGGGTATAGGGGCGATGTATATAGCTCAGAACTGATCAGTCATGTAGGAAAAACAGTAAAAATGGTAGGCCATTACGTCTGTGAAAAAACGGTACGTACAAAAAATAATAAGAAGATGTGGTTTGGCACATTCATCGATGCAGAAGGAAACTTTTTTGATACTACTCATTTTCCTGATTCTACTCCGGTTTATCCGTTCAGAGGAACAGGCTGTTACCTGATTCTTGGAAAGGTGGTGGAAGATTTTGGCTTTCCAGGTGTAGAAGTGATTCGTTTTGCCAAACTGCCTATTGCAGACAATCCGGTAATGTCATAA
- a CDS encoding AAA family ATPase — MKEVSMWTISKNKSWPELEKQFDWVRAMEEVPQDEIYHAEGNVAIHTQMVLAALENEAGYQQLGDQEKEILWASALLHDVEKYSTTVIEADGSISSKGHARKGAMTARQLLYRTLSTPFNIREQIVALVRYHGLPIWLFEKPDPLKALIMASMEVNTEWLALLARADMLGRICKDQEAMLYRIDCFEEFCREQGCWGTARSFVSDEARMYYLQKENAYPDYVPFDEPLAEVVLMSGLPGAGKDTFIKKNFPEMEVISLDAIRQEWGIKPTDKAGNGRVIQEAKERARILLRKQKAFVWNATNTTSQMRMQLIDLFSTYKARVRIVYIETPYDNLYRQNSGREAVVPGQVLEKLINKLEIPAAWEAHSVSYHYS; from the coding sequence ATGAAGGAGGTATCTATGTGGACCATCAGTAAGAACAAGTCCTGGCCGGAATTGGAAAAACAGTTCGACTGGGTGAGAGCTATGGAAGAAGTTCCTCAGGATGAAATCTATCATGCCGAAGGTAATGTGGCCATACATACACAAATGGTATTGGCTGCCCTGGAAAATGAAGCCGGGTATCAGCAACTAGGAGATCAGGAAAAAGAGATCCTGTGGGCATCGGCATTGCTGCATGATGTAGAGAAATACAGCACGACCGTAATTGAAGCAGATGGCAGCATCAGCTCAAAAGGGCATGCCCGAAAGGGGGCGATGACAGCCAGGCAATTGCTCTACCGGACACTTTCCACTCCTTTTAATATCCGGGAGCAGATTGTGGCGCTGGTCAGGTATCATGGATTGCCTATATGGCTTTTTGAAAAACCAGATCCGCTAAAAGCATTGATCATGGCAAGTATGGAAGTCAATACCGAGTGGCTGGCATTGTTGGCCAGAGCCGATATGCTAGGACGTATTTGTAAAGATCAGGAGGCAATGCTTTACCGGATTGATTGCTTTGAAGAATTTTGCAGGGAGCAGGGATGCTGGGGAACCGCAAGGTCCTTTGTTTCTGATGAAGCCCGGATGTATTATTTACAAAAGGAAAATGCCTATCCGGATTATGTCCCTTTTGATGAGCCATTGGCGGAAGTTGTACTGATGAGTGGACTACCCGGAGCTGGAAAGGATACTTTTATTAAAAAGAATTTTCCGGAGATGGAAGTGATCTCATTGGATGCCATTCGCCAGGAATGGGGAATCAAACCAACGGATAAAGCGGGGAATGGCCGCGTCATCCAGGAAGCTAAAGAGAGGGCAAGAATATTATTGCGTAAGCAAAAAGCTTTTGTCTGGAATGCCACAAATACAACCAGTCAGATGAGAATGCAGTTGATTGATCTTTTCAGTACCTATAAAGCCAGGGTAAGGATCGTTTATATAGAAACGCCCTATGATAATTTATACCGTCAGAACAGCGGACGTGAGGCTGTTGTTCCGGGGCAGGTACTGGAGAAGCTCATCAATAAACTGGAGATTCCTGCAGCATGGGAAGCGCATTCTGTTTCTTATCACTATTCTTAA
- a CDS encoding RNA ligase family protein produces the protein MSISQKYGRTYHYPFSPGTTSDDRIQHQYWEQLEKIPALIHTEKLDGENNCLSRYGVFARSHAAATTSPWTESLRRFWQLIRNDLGTLEIFLENLYAIHSLEYRALDHHFYVFGIRQEDQWLSWEETKFYAGMLDLPTVPVIGTFKPATDQSSFEKEVLQLASGRGQFDPYDTCSGGLATMEGIVTRNSGSYPVAEFSNNVFKYVRKGHVKTDQHWTRSWKRAPLNNEGGIYVDHQ, from the coding sequence ATGAGTATTTCACAAAAATATGGTCGTACTTATCACTATCCCTTTTCTCCGGGAACTACCAGTGACGACAGAATACAACATCAATATTGGGAGCAACTGGAAAAAATTCCTGCACTGATACATACGGAGAAGCTGGATGGTGAAAACAACTGTCTTTCCAGATATGGCGTCTTTGCCCGCTCTCACGCCGCAGCAACAACCTCCCCCTGGACAGAAAGTCTGCGGAGGTTCTGGCAGCTGATCAGGAATGACCTGGGAACCTTAGAAATTTTTCTGGAGAATTTATATGCCATCCATTCTCTGGAATACCGGGCGCTGGATCATCATTTTTATGTTTTTGGCATCAGACAGGAGGATCAATGGCTCAGCTGGGAGGAAACGAAGTTTTATGCCGGTATGCTGGACTTACCCACTGTACCGGTAATCGGGACTTTTAAACCTGCTACAGACCAGTCTTCCTTTGAAAAGGAAGTTTTGCAGCTGGCATCAGGAAGGGGGCAATTTGACCCGTATGATACCTGTAGCGGTGGCTTGGCTACAATGGAAGGTATTGTTACCCGGAATTCGGGAAGTTACCCGGTAGCAGAATTTTCAAACAATGTATTTAAATATGTAAGAAAGGGGCATGTTAAAACGGACCAGCACTGGACACGCAGCTGGAAACGTGCCCCACTGAATAATGAAGGAGGTATCTATGTGGACCATCAGTAA